Proteins from a single region of Desulfobacter postgatei 2ac9:
- a CDS encoding IS1380 family transposase translates to MFGYLGTEGYLINVELREGSQHCQKNTPEFIQEILKLTRQITQEPLLIRLDSGNDSQDNFEVIKTCEGVDVLVKRNLRKESLDGWLILAQNTESVRLIRCGHKSVWVGQTTVDPKGRALPRPIVFKVTERYEEKGEPLLFPTIEVETYWVTIAGLSPQEVINLYHDHGTSEQFHSEIKSDLGLERFPSCRFSSNSLILHLALLAYNILRIIGQISLEEQDENNLPINRRKKVSRRRLRTVMQDLMYMAGRLIYSGRRWSISFGKINPFAQLAENVLYRLRCSPG, encoded by the coding sequence ATGTTCGGATATTTAGGAACTGAAGGATACTTAATCAATGTAGAGCTTAGAGAAGGCAGCCAGCATTGTCAAAAAAACACCCCGGAATTCATTCAAGAAATATTAAAATTAACCAGGCAGATTACCCAGGAACCTCTTCTTATCCGTCTTGATTCAGGAAATGACAGTCAGGATAATTTTGAAGTAATAAAAACATGCGAAGGTGTTGATGTCTTGGTTAAGCGCAATTTACGTAAAGAATCTTTGGATGGTTGGCTTATCCTGGCCCAGAATACTGAAAGCGTTAGATTGATTCGCTGTGGACACAAAAGTGTGTGGGTCGGGCAAACAACTGTTGACCCAAAAGGGCGGGCATTGCCACGTCCGATTGTCTTCAAAGTGACTGAACGATATGAAGAAAAAGGGGAGCCCCTGCTTTTTCCCACAATTGAAGTCGAGACCTATTGGGTTACCATCGCCGGGCTGAGCCCCCAAGAGGTCATCAATTTATACCATGATCATGGAACCAGTGAACAATTTCATTCAGAAATCAAAAGTGATCTTGGGTTAGAACGCTTCCCCAGTTGCCGTTTTAGCAGCAACAGCCTGATTCTCCATCTTGCTCTTTTGGCGTATAACATTCTTAGAATCATAGGCCAAATTAGCCTTGAGGAGCAGGATGAGAACAATCTTCCGATCAACCGTAGAAAAAAAGTCTCACGAAGGAGGTTAAGAACAGTTATGCAGGATTTAATGTATATGGCTGGCCGTTTAATATATAGTGGTCGGCGGTGGAGCATTTCATTTGGTAAGATCAACCCGTTTGCCCAATTGGCTGAGAACGTATTGTACCGGTTACGTTGTTCTCCAGGATAA
- a CDS encoding thiamine pyrophosphate-dependent enzyme, with the protein MCHAREKVGFDRFDPPPLFRNDFNPDNGPYIPLTSAALEMKATAIQKLKQARRFARTKNLNTILSSDGNQGLGIITSGLTYLSVLDVLETTQVRPDILKLGMINPLDEEILIDFLSSHKQVLVLEELDNILELQIKSLAFDKGISTSIIGKVDDDDFIGEYTPDKTLKKLGTVWPDLVLDPIYEDAEVFDVPARPAQMCPGCGHRSAFFAIKKALSASDITVADIGCHTLGFMPPYNIGEILMCMGASTGIASGLSLENGKRVVAFLGDSTFFHAGLPGIINAVFNRHDVTLIIMENETTAMTGHQDHAGKSISIEALLNGLGIEQVLSCDTYNQERLTDLVRQSMAHKGLSVVIARHPCMLKLTRAQRKKPGYVQKHISIDQAACTRTHYCVGQFGCPTFIRNKDGRIDINLDLCIGDGSCRPSCPEQAVGFDKEEK; encoded by the coding sequence GTGTGTCATGCCAGGGAAAAAGTCGGATTCGACAGATTCGACCCGCCGCCTTTGTTTCGTAATGATTTCAATCCGGACAACGGTCCGTATATTCCCCTGACATCCGCGGCACTGGAGATGAAAGCTACGGCGATCCAGAAATTAAAGCAGGCTCGACGTTTTGCGAGAACCAAAAACCTGAATACCATTCTATCTTCCGATGGAAACCAGGGCCTGGGAATCATCACATCCGGCTTGACCTACCTGTCTGTTCTGGATGTCCTTGAAACAACCCAAGTGCGCCCGGACATCTTAAAACTGGGCATGATCAATCCCCTGGACGAAGAGATTCTTATTGATTTTCTGTCATCACACAAGCAGGTGCTGGTGCTTGAGGAACTGGACAATATACTGGAGCTTCAGATCAAATCCCTGGCATTTGACAAGGGGATAAGTACTTCCATCATCGGTAAAGTTGATGATGACGATTTTATTGGTGAATACACCCCGGATAAAACCTTGAAAAAGTTGGGGACGGTCTGGCCGGATTTGGTTTTAGATCCGATATATGAAGATGCTGAGGTGTTTGACGTGCCGGCAAGGCCGGCGCAAATGTGTCCGGGTTGCGGCCACCGGAGTGCTTTTTTTGCCATTAAGAAAGCGTTGTCTGCATCAGATATTACTGTGGCGGATATCGGGTGTCACACGCTGGGGTTTATGCCGCCGTATAACATCGGCGAAATTTTAATGTGTATGGGGGCGTCTACTGGCATTGCATCAGGACTCTCTCTGGAGAACGGCAAACGGGTGGTGGCGTTTCTGGGTGATTCCACTTTTTTCCACGCCGGACTTCCCGGAATTATCAATGCCGTGTTCAACCGGCATGATGTGACGCTGATCATAATGGAAAACGAAACAACTGCCATGACGGGACACCAGGATCACGCCGGCAAATCAATTTCGATTGAGGCCCTTTTAAACGGGCTCGGCATCGAACAGGTTCTGTCGTGTGATACATATAACCAGGAAAGACTCACGGATCTGGTCAGGCAATCCATGGCACACAAAGGCCTGAGTGTTGTCATTGCCCGTCATCCATGCATGTTGAAATTGACCCGTGCCCAGAGGAAGAAACCAGGGTATGTCCAGAAGCACATTTCCATTGATCAGGCTGCCTGCACCCGAACCCATTATTGTGTCGGGCAGTTCGGCTGCCCCACCTTTATACGGAATAAAGACGGCCGTATAGACATTAATCTTGATCTGTGTATCGGGGATGGGTCCTGCCGTCCCTCCTGTCCTGAACAGGCGGTCGGATTTGACAAGGAGGAGAAATGA
- a CDS encoding MBL fold metallo-hydrolase, with the protein MRHTEMIRRITGPYNLNTYFLVCKKTRKAVIIDPGGTVEEIADFIRKNNLIPDKIVLTHGHADQFFSMDAFKEMARIPYCLHRADDDFFKDPEVRIKTKQSVGLPPPHPADIRMNDGDTLVFGCCELAVIHTPGHTPGSVCLLCEDHLFTGDAIFVGEAGRTDLPGGDLPCLIDSIRIKILPLDKKTLIFPGHHRNGDPWWSTLEQEMKTNIYITDFILDEP; encoded by the coding sequence GTGCGCCATACAGAGATGATCCGACGGATCACTGGGCCCTATAACCTTAATACCTATTTTCTGGTCTGCAAAAAAACCAGGAAGGCGGTCATTATTGATCCGGGCGGAACGGTTGAGGAAATTGCGGATTTTATCCGGAAAAACAATCTCATCCCTGATAAAATCGTGTTGACCCATGGTCATGCGGATCAGTTCTTTTCAATGGATGCATTCAAGGAAATGGCCAGGATACCTTATTGCCTGCACCGGGCGGATGATGATTTCTTTAAGGATCCCGAAGTAAGGATCAAAACAAAACAGTCGGTTGGGTTGCCGCCGCCCCATCCGGCAGATATCAGGATGAATGATGGCGATACCCTTGTCTTTGGTTGTTGTGAACTGGCCGTTATCCATACCCCCGGGCATACTCCCGGTTCGGTCTGTCTGCTGTGCGAGGACCATCTTTTTACGGGGGATGCCATCTTTGTGGGAGAGGCGGGACGAACCGATTTGCCCGGCGGAGATCTTCCTTGCCTGATTGATTCCATCAGGATTAAAATACTGCCCCTTGACAAAAAAACACTGATCTTTCCGGGTCACCACCGTAACGGCGATCCTTGGTGGTCGACCCTAGAACAGGAGATGAAGACTAATATATATATCACCGATTTTATTTTGGATGAACCATGA
- a CDS encoding 2-oxoacid:acceptor oxidoreductase family protein yields the protein MKTFNIYMTGVGGQGIGLLSQTLLRAIDYAGVKAIAVDTHGLAQRGGVVVSRIRCGEAVHSPLIMKKSADLVLGMEIHEAMRGVVTAGKEGGTLVFLDVSWQPLPVRLGQNQEISFEDILDACQTTGVIPIKVDIGRLKDSRMQNMALLGTIAGRKLIPYTEPHHFFNALDDLLAGRVLEENKRLFKEYMSR from the coding sequence ATGAAAACCTTTAACATCTATATGACCGGGGTTGGTGGCCAGGGAATCGGATTGCTCAGTCAGACGTTGCTGCGCGCGATTGATTATGCCGGTGTTAAAGCCATTGCAGTGGATACTCACGGGCTTGCACAGAGAGGCGGGGTGGTGGTCTCGCGGATCCGATGCGGGGAAGCGGTTCACTCTCCTTTGATCATGAAGAAGAGTGCGGACCTGGTTCTGGGAATGGAGATTCATGAAGCCATGCGGGGAGTGGTAACCGCCGGCAAAGAGGGGGGGACACTTGTATTTCTGGATGTCTCCTGGCAGCCGCTGCCGGTGCGACTCGGTCAAAATCAAGAGATTTCCTTTGAAGATATCCTTGATGCATGTCAAACCACCGGCGTCATACCGATAAAAGTCGATATTGGCCGTCTGAAGGATTCACGGATGCAGAATATGGCTCTTTTGGGTACCATTGCCGGAAGAAAACTGATCCCTTATACCGAACCCCATCATTTTTTCAATGCATTGGATGACCTTCTGGCAGGCAGGGTGCTGGAGGAAAATAAACGTCTGTTTAAGGAATATATGTCACGCTAA
- a CDS encoding DUF6122 family protein produces the protein MLRALQQITHYSLHLVFPGVIAWFFFREDWKKAWLIMLATMLVDLDHLTADPIFDPARCSIGFHPLHSYYAISVYFLLFFFSRAKTIKILSFGLLFHMLTDYQDCLWMSLTM, from the coding sequence ATGCTGCGTGCTTTACAACAGATAACCCACTACAGTTTACATTTGGTTTTTCCAGGAGTGATTGCCTGGTTTTTTTTTAGAGAAGATTGGAAAAAGGCATGGTTAATAATGCTTGCAACGATGCTGGTAGATTTAGACCATTTAACGGCTGACCCGATATTCGATCCGGCAAGATGCAGTATAGGCTTCCATCCGTTACATTCTTACTATGCAATTTCTGTTTATTTTTTGCTCTTTTTCTTTTCCAGGGCAAAAACGATCAAAATATTGTCGTTTGGGTTACTTTTCCATATGCTCACGGATTATCAAGATTGTCTTTGGATGAGCTTAACAATGTAA